A part of Xenopus tropicalis strain Nigerian chromosome 4, UCB_Xtro_10.0, whole genome shotgun sequence genomic DNA contains:
- the pkp3 gene encoding plakophilin-3, producing MRTAVIPTGQPQPRNDITSLALPTDSQLDRRLRDESLVQRNARVQEQVRAKLMQKTHTAPRVSSNSNSYSVSSYGDVFLPRTQYGTGSASYSSRSQVLSSEPRMSAVRTSGYSTGGGMRSGYSSRSAVDVGGTQRISVASQQRSYATTRPTSFHEKVYPARRDYDTMSLRSLRIGDGEERYNPGTASQASVYGRQISTSSAGPMLQRSLSGNIGQDVGGTSWVERAEVAQTRTIRAPAMRTLQRFQSTNRTRVGSVPYGTINTGSQQQMQQMQQIQQMQQMQQSSGGIGSSYVTNMIEHNSRAPSVRSLAESGNQVQEIRGIDMFDGNKSLMSQHSFTSGFDDMDMPMAVKNLMAPDPNLQVLGAAYIQHRCYSDNEAKKQARSLQAIPKLVKLFNCDNQEVQRHATGAMRNLIYDNPENKIALVEENGIYELLTALEEHDDELRKNVTGILWNLSSSDNLKARLARDTLSPLTQKVLSPLSGTAGSAVIQQNVSEAEIFYNATGFLRNLSSASPETRQKMRECSGLLDALVSYTNNALQSGKSEDKSVENAVCVLRNLSYRLYDEMPPSNLQRLEGGQRGRITAGDTVGCFTPQSRKLKEQQQGADIATFTEISRDPKGMELLWHPQIVNLYNRLLQHCELNKYTTEAAAGALQNITAGDRRWASVLSQVALEQERILNPVLDRLRTADHNQLRSLTGLIRNLSRHAKNKDEMSTKLVSHLLEKLPSDSSEKCPPADVLVNIIAILNNLTVAGPLAARDIVYFNGLIKLMYIKKMKDSADGEKAARAACSLLTNMWQYSKLHREYKSKGYRKDDFLSP from the exons ATGTCTTTTTGCCCAGAACACAGTATGGAACTGGGTCAGCATCTTACAGTTCCCGCTCACAGGTCCTTAGCAGCGAGCCAAGGATGTCT gcTGTTCGCACTTCAGGATATTCAACTGGGGGAGGAATGCGCTCAGGCTACTCATCTCGTTCTGCAGTGGACGTTGGGGGCACCCAGCGGATCAGTGTTGCTTCTCAGCAACGTAGTTACGCCACTACCCGACCAACCTCCTTCCATGAAAAAGTGTACCCAGCCCGACGCGATTACGATACGATGTCTCTGCGCTCCCTGCGAATTGGAGATGGAGAAGAGCGCTACAATCCCGGAACAGCCTCTCAGGCATCGGTTTATGGGCGCCAGATTTCTACTTCCAGTGCTGGACCAATGCTCCAGAGGTCTCTGTCAGGCAACATTGGGCAAGATGTCGGAGGCACTTCTTGGGTAGAAAGGGCAGAGGTGGCACAAACTCGAACTATCCGTGCCCCTGCAATGCGCACCCTGCAGCGCTTCCAGAGCACCAACCGTACCCGAGTGGGATCTGTTCCCTATGGCACTATTAATACAGGCTCCCAACAGCAAATGCAACAGATGCAACAAATTCAGCAGATGCAACAGATGCAGCAGTCCTCAGGCGGCATTGGCTCCTCCTATGTCACAAACATGATTGAACACAATTCTAGGGCACCATCAGTGCGAAGCCTCGCCGAGTCCGGCAACCAAGTGCAGGAAATTAGAGGCATTGATATGTTTGATGGGAACAAAAGCCTGATGAGCCAGCACTCTTTCACCAGTGG ATTTGATGATATGGACATGCCGATGGCTGTGAAGAATTTAATGGCTCCTGATCCAAACCTGCAGGTTCTGGGGGCTGCATATATACAGCATCGATGCTACAGTGACAATGAGGCCAAGAAGCAG GCACGCAGCCTGCAGGCCATCCCGAAATTGGTAAAGCTGTTCAACTGTGATAACCAGGAAGTTCAGCGCCATGCCACAGGCGCCATGCGTAACCTCATCTATGACAACCCTGAGAACAAAATAGCGCTGGTGGAGGAGAACGGCATTTATGAATTGTTGACCGCTTTGGAAGAGCACGATGATGAACTTAGAAAGAATGTAACAG gcaTCTTGTGGAACCTGTCATCGAGTGATAACCTGAAGGCAAGGCTGGCAAGGGACACCTTAAGCCCACTCACACAGAAGGTACTGTCTCCGCTCTCGGGAACCGCTGGCTCCGCTGTTATCCAGCAGAATGTTTCGGAAGCAGAAATATTCTACAACGCTACTGGTTTCCTCAG GAACTTGAGCTCTGCAAGCCCAGAGACGCGTCAGAAAATGCGCGAGTGTTCTGGTCTGCTGGACGCCCTGGTCTCCTACACAAACAATGCTTTGCAGTCTGGAAAGTCTGAAGACAAG AGTGTGGAGAATGCTGTGTGCGTGCTGAGGAACCTGTCCTACCGCCTGTACGATGAGATGCCACCTTCCAACTTGCAGAGATTGGAGGGCGGCCAGAGAGGGCGCATCACTGCGGGTGATACAGTGGGATGTTTCACTCCCCAAAGCCGCAAACTTAAAGAG cagcagcagggtGCAGACATTGCCACCTTCACAGAGATCTCCCGGGATCCGAAGGGGATGGAGTTACTATGGCACCCACAGATAGTTAATCTGTACAACCGGTTACTGCAGCACTGTGAATTGAACAAATACACCACAGAGGCAGCAGCTGGAGCCCTACAGAACATCACCGCTGGGGACCGCCGG TGGGCATCCGTTCTAAGTCAGGTGGCACTGGAACAAGAGCGTATTTTGAATCCAGTTCTAGATCGTTTGCGGACAGCAGATCACAACCAACTGCGCTCTCTCACCGGCTTGATCCGCAACTTGTCAAGACACGCCAAGAACAAGGATGAAATGT CCACCAAACTAGTGAGCCACCTTCTGGAGAAACTCCCATCAGATTCATCAGAAAAATGCCCGCCAGCTGATGTGCTTGTGAATATCATCGCTATCCTCAATAACCTTACTGTGGCAGGGCCCCTCGCAGCCCGAGATATTGTCTACTTCAATGGGCTCATCAAGCTGATGTATATCAAGAAGATGAAAGACAG TGCTGATGGTGAAAAGGCCGCTCGGGCAGCCTGCAGCCTCCTCACCAATATGTGGCAGTACAGCAAGTTGCACCGGGAATACAAGTCG AAAGGATATCGGAAGGACGACTTTCTCAGCCCATGA